From the Flavimarina sp. Hel_I_48 genome, one window contains:
- a CDS encoding polymer-forming cytoskeletal protein, whose product MKWEETLNRYFNTTDDENQLPESTTDITEKEPTRKVKKKAMNRSSTLGIDPNNNQNRISQGTKIVGDITSSGSFRVDGEFEGTIKSSGKVVIGETGTLKGTLHSSEVEVEGKIEGKIVVSELLSLRSTARVQGEVITSKLAVEPGATFNASCDMNSNANRAIKTLDGREKTEQPA is encoded by the coding sequence ATGAAATGGGAAGAAACCTTGAACCGGTATTTTAATACAACAGATGATGAAAACCAACTGCCGGAAAGCACAACGGACATTACAGAAAAAGAACCAACTCGGAAAGTAAAAAAAAAAGCCATGAACAGATCAAGCACACTGGGCATAGATCCCAATAATAATCAGAATAGAATAAGCCAGGGAACAAAGATTGTAGGTGATATTACATCTTCCGGAAGTTTCCGGGTAGATGGTGAATTTGAAGGTACCATTAAGAGTTCTGGTAAGGTGGTTATAGGAGAAACCGGTACTTTAAAGGGAACACTTCACAGTTCAGAAGTGGAAGTAGAAGGTAAAATAGAAGGCAAGATCGTGGTAAGTGAACTGTTGTCCCTACGTTCTACCGCCCGGGTTCAGGGAGAAGTAATTACTTCAAAATTAGCTGTAGAACCCGGAGCAACATTTAATGCCAGCTGTGATATGAATTCTAACGCAAACCGTGCGATAAAAACCCTGGATGGAAGAGAAAAAACCGAACAGCCCGCTTAA
- a CDS encoding gliding motility-associated protein GldE, translating to MDPDPASLIVQQEPFTVATMISIFTVIILLICSALISGTEVAFFSLTPSDLELDPEKRSRKEVLVIKLLDRPKKLLATILVANNFINIAIVLIFTTLGEVLFADLEAIKFWITDLRFVVEVVLVTFLILMFGEILPKVYASRNRVKFSHQMAYPMMVMDFIFTPISMPMRSVTLFMQNRFGKQKANISVDQLSQALELTSEEDTSLEEQKILKGIVSFGNTDTKQVMKPRMDIFALNQALSYADIIPPIIENGFSRVPVYKESVDSISGILYVKDLLPHIDEENFDWTTLLREAYFVPENKKLDDLLNEFKDKRNHLAIVVDEYGGTSGLISLEDIIEEIVGDISDEFDDEDIIFSKLDDNNYIFEGKTSLKDFYKVIKLEDYSLFEDKKGEAETLAGFLLEISQGFPKKNEILVFDNYSFTIEVIDKKRIKQIKMTIMNE from the coding sequence TTGGATCCTGATCCCGCAAGTTTAATTGTGCAACAAGAACCTTTTACCGTTGCCACGATGATAAGTATTTTTACCGTCATCATTTTATTGATATGTTCTGCCTTGATAAGTGGCACCGAAGTGGCATTCTTCTCCCTAACCCCCTCAGATCTTGAGCTTGATCCAGAAAAGCGTTCCCGTAAGGAGGTTCTGGTCATCAAATTGTTGGACCGTCCCAAGAAATTGCTCGCGACCATATTAGTCGCAAACAACTTTATCAATATTGCCATTGTACTCATTTTTACAACCCTGGGAGAGGTGCTCTTTGCAGATCTTGAAGCCATAAAGTTCTGGATCACAGATCTTCGGTTTGTGGTAGAAGTTGTTCTGGTGACCTTTTTGATCCTTATGTTCGGGGAAATTCTGCCTAAAGTTTACGCGAGCAGGAACCGCGTGAAGTTCTCGCATCAAATGGCGTACCCCATGATGGTGATGGACTTTATTTTTACCCCTATAAGCATGCCCATGCGCTCCGTAACCTTGTTCATGCAAAACCGTTTTGGCAAACAGAAGGCAAATATTAGCGTGGATCAACTTTCACAGGCATTAGAACTTACCAGTGAGGAGGACACTTCGCTTGAAGAACAAAAAATCTTAAAAGGAATTGTAAGTTTTGGCAATACCGATACCAAACAGGTCATGAAACCCCGTATGGATATTTTTGCCCTCAATCAGGCCCTTAGCTATGCCGATATTATTCCGCCCATTATTGAAAATGGGTTTTCACGGGTGCCGGTCTATAAAGAGAGTGTGGATTCCATTTCTGGGATTTTATATGTAAAAGATCTGCTTCCGCATATTGATGAAGAAAATTTTGACTGGACCACTTTATTACGTGAGGCTTATTTTGTTCCCGAAAATAAAAAGCTGGATGATCTGCTCAATGAGTTTAAAGACAAACGGAATCATCTCGCCATTGTCGTAGATGAATACGGTGGGACAAGTGGTCTGATTTCTCTTGAGGATATTATTGAGGAAATTGTGGGAGACATTAGCGATGAATTTGATGATGAGGATATCATTTTTTCAAAACTTGATGACAACAACTATATTTTTGAAGGCAAAACCTCTTTAAAAGATTTTTATAAAGTCATCAAACTTGAAGATTATAGCCTTTTTGAAGACAAAAAAGGAGAAGCCGAAACACTTGCCGGGTTCTTATTGGAAATTTCACAGGGATTCCCTAAAAAGAACGAAATTCTCGTTTTTGACAATTATTCCTTCACCATTGAAGTTATTGATAAGAAACGTATCAAGCAGATCAAAATGACGATCATGAATGAATAA
- a CDS encoding AtpZ/AtpI family protein, with translation MEEKKPNSPLKNWAKFSTIAIQMGSTIYFGNLFGAWLDRKFETTFLEPVVSLIAVFLSMYVIIQAVKSLDS, from the coding sequence ATGGAAGAGAAAAAACCGAACAGCCCGCTTAAAAACTGGGCAAAATTTTCAACTATCGCTATACAAATGGGGTCGACCATTTATTTCGGAAATCTTTTTGGTGCCTGGTTGGATCGTAAATTTGAAACCACATTTTTAGAACCCGTAGTCTCCCTTATAGCAGTTTTTCTGTCTATGTATGTGATTATACAAGCAGTAAAAAGTCTCGATTCATGA
- a CDS encoding DUF6168 family protein, with protein MNLTKLLTTAALIILGLGIVFYFLHLGVLNVLNVELPYNLLNFYLFGAISSLIICLTFITLPELLPELHDKLGFMFLFSIFAKLLLLALIFRNLLFSDTVFTRMERLSMLIPIFVFLIYEVLVLTRILKKHS; from the coding sequence ATGAACCTTACAAAGTTATTGACAACGGCAGCCTTGATCATACTGGGCTTAGGTATTGTGTTTTATTTTTTACACCTGGGCGTTTTGAACGTACTTAACGTAGAATTGCCCTATAATTTGCTGAATTTTTATCTCTTTGGAGCAATAAGTAGTTTGATTATTTGCCTCACGTTTATCACACTTCCAGAGTTGCTTCCAGAGCTGCACGATAAGCTGGGATTCATGTTTTTGTTTTCAATTTTCGCAAAACTGTTGTTGTTGGCATTAATATTCAGGAATTTGCTTTTTTCAGATACCGTATTTACAAGAATGGAGCGTCTTAGTATGTTGATTCCCATATTTGTATTCTTGATTTATGAAGTTCTTGTACTTACTAGGATCTTAAAAAAACATTCTTGA
- a CDS encoding single-stranded DNA-binding protein, with product MAAGTLNKIMLIGHTGDDVKMHYFEGGGCIGRFPVATNEEYVNKSTGEKVSNTEWHNIVVRNKAAEICEKYLAKGDKVYIEGRLKTRKWQDEQGNDRYSTEVQCNEFTFLTPKDASSAPQNPQGGQQQPAQHKQNNNQPAQQYGNPPAPAAQQDEEEDDLPF from the coding sequence ATGGCAGCAGGTACATTGAACAAAATCATGCTTATAGGGCACACCGGAGATGATGTTAAAATGCATTATTTTGAAGGAGGAGGCTGTATAGGCCGTTTTCCGGTAGCTACTAATGAAGAATATGTAAACAAGAGTACCGGTGAAAAAGTCAGTAATACAGAATGGCACAATATCGTAGTGCGCAACAAAGCTGCCGAAATCTGTGAAAAATACCTGGCAAAAGGCGATAAAGTCTATATAGAAGGACGTTTAAAAACCAGAAAATGGCAAGATGAGCAAGGTAATGACCGTTACAGTACAGAAGTACAATGTAACGAGTTTACGTTTCTCACCCCTAAAGATGCCAGCAGCGCACCACAAAATCCCCAGGGTGGCCAGCAGCAACCCGCACAGCATAAGCAAAATAATAACCAACCTGCACAGCAATATGGCAATCCCCCTGCCCCGGCCGCGCAGCAAGATGAAGAAGAGGATGATCTTCCCTTCTAA
- the gldD gene encoding gliding motility lipoprotein GldD, whose product MNKAHTMLKKRVKKQINKAILVGFLSFSVFACKEDPLPKPNGMLALNYPAANYESFDQSDCPYLFQKNDLGEVQFEKDCSVVISYPDLNGALYLTYRPVQNNIKQLLTDAQKLTYEHVIKADNIVEEKYVNDAKDVYGMFYDVSGNAASQSQFYVTDSTSHFLTGSIYFNAKPNYDSIYPAAAYLKDDIKHLMESLQWK is encoded by the coding sequence ATGAATAAAGCTCACACTATGTTGAAAAAACGGGTAAAAAAGCAGATAAATAAGGCGATTTTAGTTGGTTTTCTCTCGTTTTCCGTCTTTGCCTGTAAAGAAGACCCATTACCTAAACCTAATGGAATGCTTGCCTTAAATTATCCCGCGGCAAACTATGAATCTTTTGATCAAAGTGATTGTCCATATCTATTTCAAAAAAATGATCTGGGAGAAGTGCAGTTTGAAAAAGACTGCTCTGTAGTTATTTCATATCCCGATCTCAATGGTGCTTTATACCTTACCTATCGCCCGGTACAAAATAACATCAAACAACTGCTCACCGATGCGCAGAAGCTAACGTATGAGCATGTGATAAAAGCAGACAATATCGTAGAAGAGAAATATGTGAACGATGCAAAAGACGTTTATGGCATGTTTTACGATGTCTCTGGGAATGCAGCTTCACAATCGCAATTTTACGTTACTGACAGTACCTCACATTTTCTTACCGGTTCTATTTATTTCAATGCGAAGCCCAATTACGACAGTATTTATCCCGCGGCAGCTTATCTAAAAGACGATATAAAACATCTCATGGAAAGTTTACAATGGAAGTAG
- a CDS encoding M16 family metallopeptidase, with protein MKNILFSLLFISSLVATAQIDRSVQPKPGPAPEINLGVPETFSLDNGLKVIVVENHKLPRVTFNLSLDNPPVVEGEIAGVSSILSGMLGKGSSTIAKDAYNEEVDYLGASMNFSANGVSASGLSKYSERILELMSEAAIHPNFTQEEFDTERTKEKENLKSAEKSVPQVAAVVSQSLAYGKNTAKGEFETQESLDRVKLDDVKSFYNTNFLPNNAYLVVVGDVKSNKIKKQIKSNFKDWKKGNAPANDPASAKNLDNTTINFVDMPNAVQSEVIVENTIDLKMSDPDYFPAIIANQILGGGGEARLFQNLREDKGYTYGAYSSLGNSKFGSSLFSASASVRNVVTDSSVVAFLKEIQDFRKNKIKDIDLENAKARYVGSFVRSLEQPATIAQFAINIETENLPDDFYKTYLSKINAVTKEQVQTVAQKYFMLDNARIVVVGKGSEVLENLEKVQFKGKAIPITYYDKEANEVEKPSYESAIPEGITAQTVLNKYIETIGGEEKLKTVKSIVMMAAAEIQGMKLSMEMKKSDKGQFLQEIAMMGNVMSKQVYDGKEGYAMAQGQKMELSAEQLVAMKEEAALFPELDYLTAENTSLDGMQKVDGKDAYLVKVSDKKTNFYDAESGLKIKEVSTVEANGQTMTQALELGNYEAVDGILFPYMLSTSFGPQKVDFNVSEIMLNAGVKEDDFE; from the coding sequence ATGAAAAATATACTATTCAGTCTTCTGTTTATAAGCAGTCTGGTGGCAACCGCGCAAATAGATCGCAGCGTACAGCCTAAACCCGGCCCTGCACCAGAAATCAACCTTGGCGTACCAGAAACTTTCAGTCTTGATAATGGGCTAAAGGTAATCGTGGTAGAAAATCACAAACTCCCCAGGGTAACCTTTAACCTTAGCCTTGATAACCCGCCGGTAGTTGAGGGCGAGATTGCGGGCGTTTCCAGCATTTTGAGCGGTATGCTGGGAAAAGGTTCGTCAACTATCGCAAAAGATGCGTACAACGAAGAGGTAGATTACCTGGGTGCTTCCATGAATTTTAGCGCGAACGGCGTTAGTGCCAGCGGACTCTCAAAATACAGCGAACGTATTCTTGAGCTTATGTCTGAGGCGGCGATCCATCCTAATTTTACGCAGGAAGAATTTGATACCGAACGTACCAAAGAAAAAGAAAACCTAAAATCTGCCGAAAAAAGCGTTCCTCAAGTGGCCGCCGTTGTAAGTCAAAGCCTTGCCTATGGTAAAAACACTGCGAAGGGCGAGTTTGAGACCCAGGAATCTCTGGACAGGGTAAAACTAGATGATGTAAAGAGTTTTTATAATACCAACTTCCTTCCAAACAATGCATACCTCGTTGTCGTGGGAGATGTGAAGTCTAATAAGATAAAAAAACAGATCAAGAGCAATTTCAAGGACTGGAAGAAGGGAAATGCTCCAGCAAACGATCCAGCTTCTGCAAAAAACCTGGATAACACTACCATCAATTTTGTGGATATGCCTAATGCGGTACAATCTGAAGTAATCGTAGAAAATACTATAGATCTCAAAATGAGCGATCCAGATTATTTTCCTGCCATTATAGCAAATCAGATCCTGGGCGGCGGTGGCGAGGCGCGCTTGTTTCAAAACCTTAGGGAAGACAAAGGGTATACTTATGGTGCGTATTCTTCGCTGGGGAACAGTAAATTTGGTTCCTCGCTTTTTAGTGCTTCGGCAAGTGTGCGTAATGTGGTAACAGACAGTTCTGTGGTTGCTTTTCTAAAAGAAATACAAGATTTCCGTAAGAATAAAATCAAAGACATTGACCTTGAAAACGCCAAGGCTCGCTATGTGGGCAGTTTTGTGCGCTCACTGGAGCAGCCTGCCACCATTGCGCAGTTCGCCATTAATATTGAAACGGAAAACCTGCCAGATGATTTCTATAAAACCTACCTCAGCAAAATAAATGCCGTGACTAAGGAGCAGGTTCAGACCGTGGCACAAAAGTATTTTATGCTTGACAACGCCCGTATAGTGGTAGTGGGAAAAGGAAGTGAGGTTCTTGAAAATCTTGAAAAAGTACAATTTAAGGGCAAGGCTATACCCATCACCTATTATGATAAAGAAGCTAACGAGGTCGAAAAGCCGAGTTATGAAAGTGCGATTCCTGAAGGGATAACCGCTCAGACTGTCCTCAATAAATATATCGAAACCATAGGTGGCGAAGAAAAGCTGAAAACAGTAAAGTCTATCGTAATGATGGCTGCCGCCGAAATACAGGGAATGAAATTGAGCATGGAAATGAAGAAGTCTGATAAAGGCCAGTTTTTGCAGGAAATTGCCATGATGGGCAACGTGATGAGCAAGCAGGTTTACGATGGCAAAGAAGGTTATGCGATGGCACAGGGTCAAAAAATGGAACTTTCTGCAGAGCAACTTGTAGCTATGAAAGAAGAGGCTGCGCTTTTTCCAGAACTTGATTATCTGACTGCAGAAAATACTTCGCTTGACGGCATGCAAAAGGTGGATGGCAAAGATGCCTACTTAGTTAAAGTAAGTGACAAAAAAACGAACTTCTACGATGCAGAAAGCGGATTGAAAATCAAGGAAGTCAGCACTGTGGAAGCCAATGGCCAAACAATGACCCAGGCGCTGGAACTGGGAAATTATGAGGCGGTAGATGGGATTTTATTTCCTTATATGCTCTCCACTTCTTTTGGTCCTCAAAAAGTAGATTTCAACGTTTCGGAGATCATGCTCAATGCAGGTGTAAAAGAGGATGATTTCGAATAA
- a CDS encoding tetratricopeptide repeat protein has product MQNAYNKLLPLLALLLLCIGCSRKNDSFLSRNFHAVTAKYNTLYNGEVAFEEGREALVATYQDNFWEILPIERLEQFNMITLPGESKDANFERAEEKAIKAIQKHSMEIKGKERNPKIDEAFMLLGKSRYYDQRFVRALESFNYILAVYPTSNNIAQANIWKAKTNIRLDNDVIAIENLHELLEEEESLNNQDYADASAMLAQGYLNINRKDSALVYIDKAAALTRKNEEEGRYLYIEGQIYDAIGEHGLANETYTKVIDLNRRIPRRYMINAYIARARNFDYETEDRVAFLEMLQELAENRENRPFLDRIYNQLGEYYLNIKETDTAIIYYNKSLRTPGNDTYLKSRDYLTLGNIAFDSAQYQQAGAYYDSTLTNINDRTREYRDINKKRENLTDVIRYEQIAKENDSILALVAMNDEDRVAFFEDYVSKLKEQAAKDSIAAVANGGIVNNEFFTSEPGISGPQAGTFYFYNAATVAQGKLNFKARWGNRELVDNWRLSSTRSIANGDDAIAQSEQDSTGTDARYDIDQYIASIPTATGKIDTLSRDRNFAYYQLGLIYKEKFKEYDLAAQRLEKLLDQDPEERLVLPTKYHLYQIFGNAENPAMEQQYRDDILNNHADSRYAAFIKNPDKALDKEADSPETLYSALFRSFEQQQYEYVITQADAYIDQFVGDPFVPKFELLKATAIGKLRGFEDYKEALNYVALNYPNEEEGKKAQQTLEEVIPQIQDSAFTPDMESQSWKLVYSFPTGNDEDFEKKREGLQHALNVYFFTQYYISADFYTAQERLLVLHGFTSKDAAERFAYKLETDEDYDWKTPATPISSKNYRTIQLHKNLNTYLSHDSK; this is encoded by the coding sequence TTGCAAAACGCTTACAACAAACTACTTCCACTGCTTGCACTATTGCTTTTATGCATAGGCTGCTCCCGTAAAAACGACAGTTTCCTGAGCCGCAACTTTCATGCGGTTACAGCAAAGTACAATACCCTTTATAATGGTGAAGTTGCTTTTGAAGAAGGCCGGGAGGCACTTGTGGCAACTTATCAGGATAATTTTTGGGAAATACTCCCCATTGAACGCCTGGAGCAGTTTAACATGATCACCTTACCGGGAGAGTCAAAAGATGCAAACTTTGAACGTGCCGAAGAAAAGGCGATCAAGGCCATCCAGAAACACAGTATGGAAATTAAGGGCAAAGAACGCAATCCTAAAATTGACGAAGCTTTTATGCTTTTGGGGAAATCCCGTTATTATGATCAGCGGTTTGTACGTGCACTAGAATCTTTCAACTATATCCTGGCCGTTTATCCTACGAGCAACAACATCGCACAGGCCAATATCTGGAAGGCAAAAACGAATATCCGCCTCGATAACGATGTGATCGCCATAGAAAACCTGCATGAATTACTGGAGGAAGAAGAAAGTTTGAATAATCAAGATTATGCTGATGCTTCTGCCATGCTTGCGCAGGGATACCTCAATATCAACAGAAAGGACAGCGCCCTGGTTTATATAGATAAAGCAGCAGCGCTTACGCGGAAAAATGAAGAAGAAGGAAGATATCTTTATATAGAAGGCCAGATTTATGATGCCATAGGGGAACACGGCCTGGCCAATGAAACCTATACTAAAGTTATTGATCTCAATAGGAGGATCCCACGACGCTATATGATCAATGCTTACATCGCACGCGCCCGAAATTTTGATTATGAGACCGAAGATCGCGTGGCCTTTCTGGAAATGCTTCAGGAATTGGCTGAAAACCGTGAAAACCGACCTTTTTTAGACCGAATTTATAACCAATTGGGCGAATATTACCTCAATATCAAAGAGACTGATACCGCGATCATTTACTACAACAAATCGCTTAGAACACCGGGCAACGACACGTACCTAAAGTCGCGTGATTACCTCACGCTGGGGAATATTGCGTTTGACAGCGCCCAGTATCAACAAGCGGGCGCGTACTATGACAGCACACTTACTAACATAAACGATCGTACACGTGAATATCGTGACATCAACAAAAAAAGGGAAAACCTGACCGATGTGATTCGTTATGAACAAATAGCGAAAGAAAATGACAGTATCCTTGCGCTGGTTGCCATGAACGATGAAGATCGCGTTGCCTTTTTTGAGGACTACGTTTCAAAACTAAAAGAACAGGCCGCAAAAGATTCTATTGCGGCAGTGGCCAATGGTGGAATCGTAAACAATGAATTTTTCACTTCAGAACCGGGAATATCCGGTCCACAGGCGGGTACATTTTATTTTTATAACGCGGCCACGGTAGCGCAGGGTAAATTGAATTTTAAGGCGCGCTGGGGAAACCGTGAACTCGTAGACAACTGGAGGCTTTCAAGTACGCGCAGTATTGCAAATGGGGATGATGCTATCGCACAATCTGAACAGGACAGTACGGGAACAGATGCCCGTTATGACATAGATCAATACATAGCCAGTATCCCAACGGCAACGGGAAAAATTGACACCTTATCCCGTGATCGTAATTTTGCGTATTATCAATTGGGCCTTATTTATAAAGAAAAATTTAAAGAATACGATCTTGCAGCCCAGCGCCTCGAGAAATTACTGGATCAAGACCCTGAAGAACGTCTGGTACTTCCTACAAAGTACCATCTTTATCAAATTTTCGGCAATGCCGAAAATCCCGCAATGGAGCAGCAGTACCGTGATGATATTCTTAACAACCATGCAGATTCACGTTATGCCGCATTTATAAAAAACCCGGACAAGGCACTTGATAAGGAGGCTGACAGTCCAGAAACGCTTTACAGTGCCCTTTTCCGCAGTTTTGAACAGCAACAGTATGAATACGTTATCACACAGGCAGACGCCTATATTGATCAGTTTGTGGGCGATCCTTTTGTGCCAAAATTTGAATTACTGAAAGCTACCGCCATAGGGAAGTTGCGCGGTTTTGAGGATTATAAGGAAGCATTAAATTATGTGGCGCTCAATTATCCCAATGAAGAGGAGGGCAAAAAAGCCCAGCAAACTTTAGAAGAGGTTATACCACAGATACAGGATAGCGCTTTTACTCCTGATATGGAATCACAAAGCTGGAAGCTTGTTTATTCTTTTCCTACAGGTAACGATGAAGACTTTGAAAAGAAACGGGAGGGGTTGCAGCACGCACTCAATGTTTATTTTTTCACACAGTACTATATTTCGGCAGATTTTTATACTGCACAGGAACGTCTGCTGGTTCTTCATGGCTTTACGAGCAAAGACGCTGCTGAACGTTTTGCCTATAAACTGGAAACCGATGAAGATTATGACTGGAAAACACCTGCAACGCCCATAAGTTCAAAAAATTACAGGACGATTCAGCTTCATAAAAATCTGAATACGTATCTTTCTCATGATTCTAAATAA